A region from the Panicum hallii strain FIL2 chromosome 1, PHallii_v3.1, whole genome shotgun sequence genome encodes:
- the LOC112887905 gene encoding riboflavin biosynthesis protein PYRR, chloroplastic isoform X2, producing the protein MTPSSSTAPPTWPTAPRGSHPRTPTSGASSRGPSARQTAPIPWWSARGSSTRRGRRAPSSSPHRRPASTHAAPRRTSTSSPGTATGIAPPSDRSSRHPLKHLRGKAIQALRSEGIQVDVVGEDLQNILFEEALKSCLTVNAPLLYRAAFHVPFSVLKYAMTADGKIAASSGHASWISGKASRGRVFELRGRSDAIIVGGNTVRFDDPRLTARHIKGHVPVRIVMSQSLNLPEEANLWNVNDAYTIVATQRGARRDFQKKLARKGVEVVEFDMLNPRDVMSYCYDRGYLSVLWECGGTLAASAISASVIHKVYVFMAPKIIGGLNAPTPVGELGMSQMTQAIDLIDHSYEKIDRDMLLSGYIQPIPDLSPVIPSMDEIPSVDPEVSPYETNIISFYKTWDTFGAFSNFSPHPIHMPDENGDSFMWPTVEHYYQAHKFIGMDNPEARTIVQEIKLAKSPEEAARIGRTRQKEFPELVRADWETTKIDVMYRAIKHKFSTYPGLTNMLLSTAGSVLVEASPHDLFWGGGREGEGLNYLGRLLMQLRSEILGTFPASVEVGEAA; encoded by the exons ATGacgccctcctcctccaccgcgccGCCGACGTGGCCGACCGCTCCGCGGGGCTCACATCCCCGCACCCCAACTTCGGGTGCGTCATCGCGCGGCCCCAGCGCGAGACAGACAGCGCCGATTCCTTGGTGGTCGGCGAGGGGTTCCTCTACGCGCAGGGGACGCCGTGCGCCGAGCTCCTCGCCGCACAGGAGGCCGGCGAGCACGCACGCGGCGCCACGGCGTACCTCAACCTCGAGCCCGGGGACTGCTACGGGGATAGCACCGCCGTCAGATCGCTCGTCCAG GCATCCCTTGAAGCACTTGAGAGGGAAGGCAATTCAAGCATTACGAAGTGAAGGCATTCAAGTTGATGTTGTGGGGGAGGATCTGCAGAATATATTGTTCGAG GAAGCTCTGAAGTCATGCCTCACTGTAAATGCTCCATTACTTTACAGAGCTGCTTTTCATGTCCCTTTCTCTGTTCTAAAGTATGCTATGACTGCAGATG GAAAAATAGCGGCAAGTAGTGGACATGCTTCTTGGATAAGTGGCAAAGCATCCAGAGGGCGTGTATTTGAATTGCGTGGCAGAAGTGACGCTATTATTGTTGGTGGAAATACAGTGCGCTTTGATG ATCCTCGATTAACTGCTAGGCATATTAAGGGGCATGTTCCAGTGCGTATAGTGATGTCACAGTCTCTTAACCTTCCTGAGGAAGCAAATCTATGGAATGTTAATGATGCCTATACAATTGTTGCAACTCAGAGAGGTGCTCGGAGAGATTTTCAAAAGAAGCTTGCTAGGAAGGGTGTTGAAGTAGTGGAGTTTGACATGCTGAATCCTAGAGATGTTATGTCATATTGTTATGATCGTGGTTATCTTTCTGTATTATGGGAATGTGGTGGGACCTTAGCGGCTTCTGCTATATCTGCGAGTGTTATTCATAAG GTCTATGTATTTATGGCTCCAAAAATAATTGGGGGATTAAATGCACCAACGCCAGTTGGTGAATTAGGGATGAGTCAAATGACCCAGGCCATTGATTTAATTGATCACTCATACGAGAAG ATCGACAGGGACATGCTCTTGAGTGGATATATCCAACCCATTCCTGATCTTTCACCTGTTATACCATCTATGGACGAAATACCCTCGGTTGATCCAGAAGTTTCTCCATATGAAACAAATATTATTTCCTTTTATAAGACTTGGGATACCTTTGGGGCTTTCTCCAACTTTTCTCCTCATCCGATTCACATGCCTGATGAAAATGGAGATTCTTTCATGTGGCCAACAGTGGAACACTATTACCAG GCTCATAAATTTATTGGTATGGACAATCCTGAAGCAAGAACCATTGTCCAAGAAATAAAGCTGGCAAAGAGTCCTGAAGAGGCTGCTAGAATAGGAAGGACCCGACAAAAGGAGTTCCCTGAACTG GTACGGGCAGACTGGGAGACTACAAAAATTGATGTGATGTACAGAGCTATCAAACACAAGTTTTCAACCTACCCTGGTCTTACTAATATGTTGCTGTCGACGGCTGGCTCAGTTCTTGTTGAGGCATCGCCCCATGATTTATTTTGGGGTGGTGGGCGCGAGGGCGAAGGTTTGAATTACTTAGGTAGATTGCTTATGCAGCTGAGATCAGAGATTCTGGGGACGTTTCCAGCAAGTGTCGAGGTGGGAGAGGCAGCTTGA
- the LOC112887905 gene encoding riboflavin biosynthesis protein PYRR, chloroplastic isoform X1: MPPPLGAAAPAPAATAPSFIHLALSTRRRVPAPRAVAAASMPASHSSHEHDALLLHRAADVADRSAGLTSPHPNFGCVIARPQRETDSADSLVVGEGFLYAQGTPCAELLAAQEAGEHARGATAYLNLEPGDCYGDSTAVRSLVQAGITRVVVGLRHPLKHLRGKAIQALRSEGIQVDVVGEDLQNILFEEALKSCLTVNAPLLYRAAFHVPFSVLKYAMTADGKIAASSGHASWISGKASRGRVFELRGRSDAIIVGGNTVRFDDPRLTARHIKGHVPVRIVMSQSLNLPEEANLWNVNDAYTIVATQRGARRDFQKKLARKGVEVVEFDMLNPRDVMSYCYDRGYLSVLWECGGTLAASAISASVIHKVYVFMAPKIIGGLNAPTPVGELGMSQMTQAIDLIDHSYEKIDRDMLLSGYIQPIPDLSPVIPSMDEIPSVDPEVSPYETNIISFYKTWDTFGAFSNFSPHPIHMPDENGDSFMWPTVEHYYQAHKFIGMDNPEARTIVQEIKLAKSPEEAARIGRTRQKEFPELVRADWETTKIDVMYRAIKHKFSTYPGLTNMLLSTAGSVLVEASPHDLFWGGGREGEGLNYLGRLLMQLRSEILGTFPASVEVGEAA, translated from the exons atgccgccgccgctcggcgccgccgctcccgccccGGCTGCCACCGCGCCTTCCTTCATCCACCTCGCCCTCAGCACGCGCCGCCGCGTGCCCGCCCCACGtgcggtcgccgccgcctccatgcCCGCTTCCCACTCCTCCCACGAGCATGacgccctcctcctccaccgcgccGCCGACGTGGCCGACCGCTCCGCGGGGCTCACATCCCCGCACCCCAACTTCGGGTGCGTCATCGCGCGGCCCCAGCGCGAGACAGACAGCGCCGATTCCTTGGTGGTCGGCGAGGGGTTCCTCTACGCGCAGGGGACGCCGTGCGCCGAGCTCCTCGCCGCACAGGAGGCCGGCGAGCACGCACGCGGCGCCACGGCGTACCTCAACCTCGAGCCCGGGGACTGCTACGGGGATAGCACCGCCGTCAGATCGCTCGTCCAG GCAGGAATTACAAGAGTTGTGGTGGGTCTTAGGCATCCCTTGAAGCACTTGAGAGGGAAGGCAATTCAAGCATTACGAAGTGAAGGCATTCAAGTTGATGTTGTGGGGGAGGATCTGCAGAATATATTGTTCGAG GAAGCTCTGAAGTCATGCCTCACTGTAAATGCTCCATTACTTTACAGAGCTGCTTTTCATGTCCCTTTCTCTGTTCTAAAGTATGCTATGACTGCAGATG GAAAAATAGCGGCAAGTAGTGGACATGCTTCTTGGATAAGTGGCAAAGCATCCAGAGGGCGTGTATTTGAATTGCGTGGCAGAAGTGACGCTATTATTGTTGGTGGAAATACAGTGCGCTTTGATG ATCCTCGATTAACTGCTAGGCATATTAAGGGGCATGTTCCAGTGCGTATAGTGATGTCACAGTCTCTTAACCTTCCTGAGGAAGCAAATCTATGGAATGTTAATGATGCCTATACAATTGTTGCAACTCAGAGAGGTGCTCGGAGAGATTTTCAAAAGAAGCTTGCTAGGAAGGGTGTTGAAGTAGTGGAGTTTGACATGCTGAATCCTAGAGATGTTATGTCATATTGTTATGATCGTGGTTATCTTTCTGTATTATGGGAATGTGGTGGGACCTTAGCGGCTTCTGCTATATCTGCGAGTGTTATTCATAAG GTCTATGTATTTATGGCTCCAAAAATAATTGGGGGATTAAATGCACCAACGCCAGTTGGTGAATTAGGGATGAGTCAAATGACCCAGGCCATTGATTTAATTGATCACTCATACGAGAAG ATCGACAGGGACATGCTCTTGAGTGGATATATCCAACCCATTCCTGATCTTTCACCTGTTATACCATCTATGGACGAAATACCCTCGGTTGATCCAGAAGTTTCTCCATATGAAACAAATATTATTTCCTTTTATAAGACTTGGGATACCTTTGGGGCTTTCTCCAACTTTTCTCCTCATCCGATTCACATGCCTGATGAAAATGGAGATTCTTTCATGTGGCCAACAGTGGAACACTATTACCAG GCTCATAAATTTATTGGTATGGACAATCCTGAAGCAAGAACCATTGTCCAAGAAATAAAGCTGGCAAAGAGTCCTGAAGAGGCTGCTAGAATAGGAAGGACCCGACAAAAGGAGTTCCCTGAACTG GTACGGGCAGACTGGGAGACTACAAAAATTGATGTGATGTACAGAGCTATCAAACACAAGTTTTCAACCTACCCTGGTCTTACTAATATGTTGCTGTCGACGGCTGGCTCAGTTCTTGTTGAGGCATCGCCCCATGATTTATTTTGGGGTGGTGGGCGCGAGGGCGAAGGTTTGAATTACTTAGGTAGATTGCTTATGCAGCTGAGATCAGAGATTCTGGGGACGTTTCCAGCAAGTGTCGAGGTGGGAGAGGCAGCTTGA